In the genome of Entelurus aequoreus isolate RoL-2023_Sb linkage group LG08, RoL_Eaeq_v1.1, whole genome shotgun sequence, one region contains:
- the cacfd1 gene encoding calcium channel flower homolog, whose product MSSEEAAAPTKAVPDDDGMTWWYRWLCKIAGVLGGISCAIAGVWNCITVNPLNIAAGVWMVLNAFVLFLCEVPFCCQFIEFANAIAARADRFQPWQKAFFYCGMALFPVFLSFSFTTLFGNSIAFATGVLYGLASLGKKGDAVTYARLQHNKQGDEERMTGTAE is encoded by the exons ATGAGCTCCGAGGAGGCTGCAGCGCCCACAAAAGCCGTCCCGGATGATGACGGCATGACGTGGTGGTACCGATGGCTGTGCAAGATAGCTGGCGTCCTGGGAGGAATAT CTTGTGCCATTGCAGGGGTGTGGAACTGCATCACCGTGAATCCTTTAAACATCGCCGCCGGAGTGTGGATGGT GTTGAACGCATTTGTGCTGTTCCTGTGCGAGGTGCCCTTCTGCTGTCAGTTCATAGAGTTCGCCAACGCTATCGCTGCCCGTGCGGACCGCTTCCAACCCTGGCAGAAGGCCTTCTTTTACTGCGG GATGGCGCTGTTTCCCGTATTCCTGAGTTTCTCCTTTACCACCTTGTTCGGAAACAGCATCGCCTTTGCCACAGGAGTCCTGTACGGTCTGGCATCTTTAGGCAAAAA GGGCGACGCAGTGACTTACGCCAGGCTGCAGCACAACAAGCAGGGCGACGAGGAGAGGATGACCGGCACGGCAGAGTGA